TCATGTCGTCCTTCTTCAGCCATCCGCGGGGGATCGTGGACTCGGTGACGACGTACACGACGTGGGTGACACGGGCAGGGGGCGCGTCGTGGCACATCCATCCGTGGCACTACTATTTCGGCCTCCTGCTGTCTGCCGGTTCGGACGGCAGCCCGGTCTGGACGGAAGCAGCCATTCTCGGCCTCGCCCTCATCGGCCTCGTCGCGGCCTTCGTGGGGAGCCGCGTCCCGGGCGGTAACGGGTCGCTGCTCGCGTTTCTCGGCGCCTACGCCGTCGTGATGGTCGTCGCCTACGCATCGATCCCGTACAAGACGCCATGGTGCGTGCTCGGATTCCTCCACGCGCTCATCCTGCTTGCAGGCGTGGGCGGCACTCGATGGATCGAGGCCTCGCCGGCCAGGCTGGCAAGGCCGCTCGTCGCCGCGGTCCTTGGTGCCGCCGTCGTCCACCTCGGGTGGCTCGCGTGGGCGGGCAGTGTCCGCTACGCGTCCGATCCTCGGAATCCCTGGGTCTATGCCCACACAGGCACCGGTGTCTTCGAGATCGCGCGGCACGTCGATGCCCTGTCCCGCGCGCATCCACTCCACGCGATGATGCCGATCGAGGTGATCAGCGGCCAGAACCTCTGGCCGCTGCCCTGGTACCTTCGACGGTTTTCAGCGGTCCGATGGGAAACGGCGCCCGTGAACGACGGGATCCACGCCCCCGTGATTCTCACCACTCCGGACATGGAGAACGCGATCCGCCGCAAGCTGTACGAGTGGCGCCGGCCCGGCGAGCGCGAGCTGTATGTG
This genomic interval from Acidobacteriota bacterium contains the following:
- a CDS encoding TIGR03663 family protein, whose amino-acid sequence is MSVADRRLAPWAFAAIVVLAAAMRLPALDVRPMHTDEAVHAAKFARLLEQGVYEYDPEEFHGPTLNYLTLVPARVRGIARYADLDEITLRSVPAVIGILLVAAHVLLVPVVGFRPAALAALLTAVSPAMVYYSRYYIQETLLVAFSFGALVSICRYQQKPRAGWAIAAGTSVGLMFATKETWVIAFASMAGALVLARVLERRRPAAPLPADRRRTAVHLAAAGLTALAVAGLLMSSFFSHPRGIVDSVTTYTTWVTRAGGASWHIHPWHYYFGLLLSAGSDGSPVWTEAAILGLALIGLVAAFVGSRVPGGNGSLLAFLGAYAVVMVVAYASIPYKTPWCVLGFLHALILLAGVGGTRWIEASPARLARPLVAAVLGAAVVHLGWLAWAGSVRYASDPRNPWVYAHTGTGVFEIARHVDALSRAHPLHAMMPIEVISGQNLWPLPWYLRRFSAVRWETAPVNDGIHAPVILTTPDMENAIRRKLYEWRRPGERELYVPIFDTPVELRPQVEVRGYAAKTLWDETVVR